The following are from one region of the Corallincola holothuriorum genome:
- a CDS encoding FHA domain-containing protein, whose protein sequence is MMKRLLTAMFISLLSTAAWSADIPHQGLLDSSLKLKVYLYDEPRAEATAVVLATGYVVTSSDALEKGQRFAVVDSSGAELAAVRVNQDDKLALTLLKVEGLDAPALVVARQQSEQGRAVGALSLSSDKREQPTSFHFGIGSITELVSDKDSGQRYISHNVKLTDYSHGGALINNCGELIGINVPDPDASIFTSKEGIGFSVPLAQVQTMSKAYATTTVAKEICLSAAEQARLAAEALADTESKLAETEKSLGAELDALETERNDLQKQREAEAKKAAEAKKLLAQLEEKQKQLKDATAEEKAALGAEIDAQKAVVAETAERAAQLEVQLTEQQAALDAAIAKQAEQQLWLIYGGIVAGVIVLALIIMLQLRKRKSNQLVQQQQMTAEELQQAQQNLAAKAAHEQALASVPDLLLVGLEGEAASFAVRIQGSSLGAAVDGLVIGRSPNSSELVVTHSEVSRQHARLIWVSQQLMLEDLASTNGVSVNGVPLTAHQPHMVHVGDRVQLGTLVFELRKA, encoded by the coding sequence ATGATGAAACGACTGCTCACCGCGATGTTTATCTCTCTCCTGTCAACAGCGGCTTGGAGTGCCGACATTCCCCACCAAGGTCTGTTAGATAGCAGCTTAAAACTGAAAGTTTATCTTTATGATGAGCCCAGAGCCGAAGCCACTGCCGTGGTATTGGCAACCGGCTATGTGGTGACCAGCAGCGATGCATTGGAAAAAGGCCAGCGGTTCGCTGTGGTGGACAGCAGTGGTGCCGAACTGGCGGCAGTGCGCGTCAATCAAGATGACAAATTGGCACTGACGCTGCTCAAGGTTGAGGGGTTGGATGCGCCGGCATTGGTTGTTGCCCGCCAGCAATCCGAGCAGGGCAGAGCCGTTGGCGCCTTAAGCCTAAGCAGTGACAAACGTGAACAGCCAACAAGTTTTCACTTTGGCATTGGCAGTATCACCGAACTGGTGAGTGACAAAGACAGTGGCCAGCGTTATATCAGTCACAACGTCAAGCTTACTGATTACTCTCACGGCGGCGCATTAATCAACAACTGTGGTGAACTGATCGGCATCAACGTACCTGATCCCGATGCCAGTATTTTCACCAGCAAAGAGGGGATCGGCTTTAGTGTTCCCCTCGCCCAAGTACAAACAATGAGCAAAGCTTACGCCACCACCACGGTAGCCAAAGAGATCTGTTTGTCGGCTGCGGAACAAGCCCGGCTTGCCGCGGAAGCTCTGGCCGACACCGAATCGAAACTGGCTGAAACCGAAAAGAGTTTAGGTGCCGAGCTCGATGCTTTGGAAACTGAGCGCAATGACCTGCAAAAGCAGCGCGAAGCCGAAGCGAAAAAGGCCGCCGAAGCGAAGAAGCTACTTGCTCAGCTGGAAGAGAAGCAGAAGCAACTAAAAGATGCCACCGCGGAAGAGAAGGCGGCATTAGGAGCTGAGATTGACGCACAAAAAGCGGTCGTTGCAGAAACGGCCGAGCGCGCTGCACAGCTAGAAGTGCAACTCACCGAACAACAAGCGGCATTAGACGCCGCCATTGCGAAGCAAGCAGAACAGCAACTTTGGTTGATCTACGGCGGTATTGTTGCCGGTGTCATCGTGTTGGCACTGATCATCATGCTGCAGCTACGTAAGCGTAAATCAAACCAACTGGTGCAACAGCAGCAGATGACAGCGGAAGAGTTACAACAGGCGCAACAAAATCTGGCCGCAAAGGCTGCACATGAACAAGCACTTGCCAGCGTCCCTGACCTATTGTTGGTTGGCCTCGAAGGTGAGGCCGCCAGTTTCGCTGTCAGGATCCAAGGCAGCAGCCTTGGGGCGGCTGTCGATGGTCTGGTGATCGGTCGCAGCCCTAACTCCAGTGAACTGGTCGTCACCCATAGTGAGGTTTCACGCCAACATGCCCGTTTAATCTGGGTGAGCCAGCAACTGATGCTGGAAGACCTGGCATCCACCAACGGCGTTAGCGTCAACGGTGTCCCGTTGACCGCACATCAACCGCACATGGTTCATGTCGGTGATCGCGTGCAGCTCGGTACGTTGGTTTTTGAATTAAGAAAGGCGTAA
- a CDS encoding PP2C family protein-serine/threonine phosphatase: MALTPLMAGAQIQGARDYQEDSFGHWLVNDDGDMLLLVADGMGGHAAGDTASLLAKETFLNHYQNSTPAPASVMLRDALNAANGAITEHIANNPGHEGMGCTLLAALISEQAITWVSVGDSPMWLLRHGELKRLNEDHSMLPVLQGLVELGRMTEEELAKDSRRNALRSALCGDQLSLIDQPKMPVPLQAGDQILLASDGVQTLSDKAIAEQLSAQSSDPAAGVRRLLAAVDAANAPGQDNATAVLAEIPASANTPHQHKQASSSKLLPAVGAVVVAAVLGWWLLTPTPDCGATDEICADPASETQPTAPAIIEPETAADTELVAPETIEITPEVAPEVPEIVPEKGLEDKAMEQAVPEDADDAIPLDKPQAVLKVPSNSVPPKENAPKKNNE; this comes from the coding sequence ATGGCGCTGACGCCCTTGATGGCTGGCGCCCAGATACAGGGCGCACGAGACTACCAGGAAGACAGTTTCGGTCACTGGTTGGTTAACGATGATGGCGACATGTTGCTGTTGGTAGCCGACGGCATGGGCGGTCACGCCGCAGGCGACACCGCCAGCTTGTTAGCGAAAGAGACTTTTCTCAATCACTATCAGAATTCAACCCCCGCGCCCGCAAGTGTGATGTTGCGGGATGCGCTCAATGCCGCCAATGGCGCGATCACCGAGCATATCGCGAACAACCCAGGTCACGAAGGGATGGGGTGTACCTTACTGGCAGCTTTAATCAGCGAGCAAGCAATCACCTGGGTCAGTGTAGGTGACTCTCCGATGTGGCTACTTCGTCACGGTGAGTTAAAACGGCTTAATGAAGATCATTCGATGTTACCCGTGCTTCAAGGCTTAGTAGAGCTGGGGCGAATGACCGAAGAGGAGCTGGCCAAAGACAGTCGACGTAACGCATTGCGATCCGCCTTATGTGGCGATCAATTGTCGCTCATCGACCAACCCAAAATGCCCGTTCCGCTGCAAGCCGGTGATCAGATATTGTTGGCCAGCGATGGCGTACAAACACTGTCGGACAAGGCGATTGCCGAACAGTTGTCTGCCCAAAGCAGTGATCCAGCAGCCGGAGTACGCCGGTTACTGGCGGCTGTTGATGCCGCCAACGCGCCGGGACAAGACAATGCCACGGCAGTGCTCGCTGAGATCCCCGCCAGTGCCAACACGCCACACCAACATAAACAAGCTAGCAGCAGTAAACTGCTCCCCGCTGTCGGTGCCGTGGTTGTTGCCGCTGTACTTGGTTGGTGGCTACTGACCCCCACCCCAGATTGTGGTGCCACCGACGAAATCTGCGCTGATCCAGCCAGTGAAACACAGCCAACAGCACCGGCAATAATAGAACCTGAAACAGCAGCCGACACCGAGCTAGTGGCGCCAGAAACTATCGAAATCACACCCGAAGTTGCACCAGAAGTGCCAGAGATCGTCCCTGAAAAAGGGCTCGAAGATAAGGCAATGGAACAAGCCGTACCGGAAGATGCTGATGACGCGATCCCGCTAGATAAGCCACAAGCCGTCCTCAAGGTGCCCAGCAACAGCGTGCCTCCAAAAGAGAACGCGCCTAAGAAGAATAACGAGTAA
- a CDS encoding FHA domain-containing protein translates to MPVYRDQNGRIIDSPTQQASNPLEQPTQVVRGSTPKPAQATPASPLDAATTVNRPSVTPAAPLAGQNVDTPTSRTPQGQVPPAASPSDGDPKTRVFRPGRATTAAPASTGEAQPAAAAATAEQSSDAMADPLAGWLVITGGPGMGNALRLGYGVNAIGRDADQRIVLDFGDDQISRKQHALVTYDPKGRKFYLQHGGGTNLVYMNEAPVLTPTELTAGVELIIGATELRFMPLCGPDFDWQEKA, encoded by the coding sequence ATGCCCGTCTACAGAGATCAAAATGGTCGCATTATCGATAGCCCAACCCAACAGGCCAGCAATCCGCTAGAGCAGCCTACTCAGGTCGTCAGAGGCTCAACACCCAAACCAGCACAAGCGACCCCTGCCAGTCCATTAGATGCGGCAACCACTGTCAATCGACCAAGCGTCACCCCCGCCGCACCATTAGCAGGGCAAAATGTGGATACGCCGACATCTCGCACACCTCAAGGGCAAGTGCCACCCGCAGCCAGCCCATCCGACGGCGATCCTAAGACCCGTGTTTTTCGTCCTGGTCGTGCAACCACCGCCGCGCCAGCATCAACAGGTGAAGCCCAACCCGCAGCTGCTGCGGCAACGGCAGAACAAAGCAGTGATGCCATGGCAGATCCCTTAGCCGGTTGGTTAGTGATCACCGGCGGTCCAGGCATGGGCAATGCGTTGCGCCTGGGTTATGGCGTGAATGCTATTGGCCGCGACGCCGATCAGCGGATTGTCTTAGATTTTGGCGATGACCAGATCTCCCGTAAGCAACATGCGCTGGTCACTTACGATCCGAAAGGGCGTAAGTTCTATTTGCAGCATGGTGGCGGCACCAATTTGGTCTACATGAATGAAGCACCCGTGCTGACACCGACCGAGTTAACTGCTGGTGTAGAACTGATCATCGGTGCTACCGAGCTACGATTCATGCCACTGTGTGGCCCTGACTTCGATTGGCAAGAGAAGGCTTAA
- a CDS encoding MotA/TolQ/ExbB proton channel family protein, giving the protein MNRKEYWLYCLCAAVVLILLLSFALPTGSNAAALLLDRESRVLPFPFTIPVVMWLVFAIGIAELWFRLTAANEEQQQLVMKLLPEDQQTMLLARDLGALYQRLQTIAPHCFLPRLLRRVILQFQSSGSLAQANTIFNSSLELYQHEIDLRYNVVRYISWLIPTLGFIGTVVGIALALSDAGAAPKFDDPELLKQVTLSLGLAFYTTLLALVMSAVLVLLTHIAQGREERALNLSGQYCLDNLINRLYERQGE; this is encoded by the coding sequence TTGAACCGCAAGGAGTATTGGCTCTACTGCCTGTGTGCAGCGGTAGTTCTTATACTACTGCTCTCCTTTGCCTTGCCAACAGGCAGTAATGCAGCGGCACTGTTGCTTGATCGTGAAAGCAGAGTACTACCGTTTCCGTTCACCATCCCGGTGGTGATGTGGCTCGTGTTTGCCATCGGTATTGCCGAGCTTTGGTTCCGCTTAACCGCTGCCAATGAAGAACAGCAGCAGCTGGTCATGAAGTTGTTGCCGGAAGACCAGCAAACGATGTTGTTAGCTCGCGATTTAGGCGCGCTCTATCAGCGCCTGCAAACCATTGCCCCCCACTGTTTTTTACCGCGACTATTGCGCCGCGTTATTTTGCAATTTCAAAGCAGCGGTTCGCTGGCGCAAGCCAACACCATTTTCAATTCGAGCCTCGAACTTTATCAACATGAAATTGACCTGAGATACAACGTGGTTCGTTACATCAGTTGGCTGATCCCGACGCTGGGTTTTATCGGTACCGTAGTCGGTATCGCGCTTGCCCTCAGTGATGCCGGTGCAGCGCCCAAGTTTGACGATCCTGAACTGCTGAAACAGGTGACCCTTAGCTTAGGCTTAGCTTTTTACACTACGTTACTGGCTCTGGTGATGTCTGCCGTGCTGGTACTGTTAACACACATTGCACAAGGGCGCGAAGAGCGCGCTCTGAACCTATCTGGACAATACTGTCTGGACAACCTCATTAACCGACTTTACGAACGTCAGGGGGAATAA
- a CDS encoding FHA domain-containing protein, protein MAIRAYSIGRSAHNDIVVNDASVSGRHAELVQAADGRLYLSDCQSTNGSFVDNNGQWQPLVQSFIEPQQTLRLGNITITAQQLLQQLNGSGPKRHPGTGEVYS, encoded by the coding sequence ATGGCGATTCGAGCCTATAGCATTGGCCGCAGCGCTCACAACGACATCGTTGTTAATGACGCGTCAGTGTCTGGACGCCACGCCGAATTGGTACAGGCCGCAGATGGTCGACTGTATCTTTCCGATTGCCAAAGCACCAACGGCAGTTTCGTTGATAATAATGGCCAGTGGCAGCCGCTGGTCCAAAGCTTTATTGAACCGCAACAAACACTACGCTTAGGGAATATCACCATCACAGCGCAGCAGTTGTTACAGCAACTCAATGGCAGTGGGCCTAAGCGTCACCCCGGTACCGGAGAAGTTTACTCTTGA